The window GCAGTCCCCGGACATCGCGCAGGGCGTCGACACCGCCTACGAGAAGCGGGTCGTGGGTGCCGCCACAGGTGAGGAGGGAGACGAGCTCGACAAGCAGGGTGCCGGCGACCAGGGCCTGATGTTCGGCTACGCCTGCGACGAGACTCCCGAGCTCATGCCGCTGCCGATCCACATCGCGCACAAGCTCTCGCGCCGTCTGTCCGAGGTCCGCAAGAACGGGACCATCCCGTACCTGCGCCCCGACGGCAAGACCCAGGTCACCATCGAGTACGACGGCGACAAGGCCGTCCGTCTCGACACGGTCGTGGTCTCCTCGCAGCACGCCTCGGACATCGACCTGGACTCGCTGCTCGCCCCGGACATCCGTGAGTTCGTCGTCGAGCACGTGCTCGCGCAGCTCGTCGAGGACGGCATCAAGCTCGACACCGAGGGCTACCGTCTGCTGGTCAACCCGACCGGCCGCTTCGAGATCGGCGGCCCGATGGGCGACGCCGGCCTCACCGGCCGCAAGATCATCATCGACACCTACGGCGGCATGGCCCGTCACGGTGGCGGCGCCTTCTCGGGCAAGGACCCCTCCAAGGTCGACCGCTCCGCCGCGTACGCCATGCGCTGGGTCGCCAAGAACGTGGTCGCCGCCGGCCTCGCCTCGCGCTGCGAGGTCCAGGTCGCGTACGCCATCGGCAAGGCCGAGCCCGTCGGCCTCTTCGTCGAGACCTTCGGCACCGCCAAGGTCGAGACGCAGAAGATCGAGGACGCCATCGCCGAGGTCTTCGACCTCCGCCCGGCCGCCATCATCCGCGACCTCGACCTGCTGCGCCCCATCTACGCCCAGACCGCCGCCTACGGCCACTTCGGCCGCGAGCTGCCGGACTTCACCTGGGAGCGCACCGACCGCGTCGACGCCCTGCGCGCCGCCGCCGGCCTCCAGGACTAAGGGCTGTCCCGTAATCCGCGGTGGGTCAGCGCACGGCGTCAGATGCGGTGCATCGCAAGGCGGAGGGTCGTACTCATACTGGGCGTATTCGGGCGATCCGACAACGCAGCGAGGTGCCGTAGCTGGCGTCGTGCGCCCGCCGGGGATTACGGGACAGCCCTTAGGCCGTCTCTCCCGGACCTTGCCGGGCCCTGCGAGGCACCGCACCGCACCGGACGGCCCTGGCCCACCCGACAAGATCTGAAAGAGAAGGCCAGGCCGCGTGTTTTCCAGAATGGCCCTTGGCTCGCAGTTCACTGCCCACGGCGCCCTGCTGCGCTCGGCCGGATCGGACTCGCCGCACCAAGGAACGCATCAGAACCACCCACTCGATCCGCCCGCCGAGGCGGACCCCCGGCCGGAGGCGAACCCGTTGGAGTTTCGGCAGTCGAGCAAACTCGACGATGTCCTGTACGAGATCCGCGGCCCGGTGGTGGCGCAAGCCAACGCCCTGGAGGAATCCGGGCACAGCGTGCTGCGGCTCAACACCGGAAATCCCGCACTGTTCGGCTTCGAAGCGCCGGAAGAAGTCGTGCAGGACATGATCCGGACGCTGCCGATCGCCCACGGATACAGCGATGCCCGTGGCATCCTGCCCGCACGGCGAGCCGTGGCCCAGCACTACCAGAGCAAGGGGTTCACGGACGTCGACGTGGACGACGTCTTTCTGGGGAACGGTGTTTCCGAACTCGTCTCACTGGCCGTTCAGGCTCTTCTGGACGATGGCGACGAGGTGCTCATTCCCGCACCGGACTTCCCTCTCTGGACGGCGGTCACCACCCTTGCCGGCGGACGGGCCGTGCACTACACCTGCGACGAGTCCGCCGACTGGTTCCCCGACCTCGACGACATGGCTGCGAAAATCACCGCACGCACCAAAGCAGTGGTGATCATCAACCCGAACAACCCCACGGGTGCGGTCTATCCGAAGGAGATCCTCGAAGGTATTCTGGATCTTGCCCGGCGCCACCACCTCATGGTGTTCGCCGACGAGATCTACGACAAGATCCTTTACGACGGCGGGCAGCACGCACATGCGGCCCTGCTGGCACAGGACGTCGTCTGCCTCACGTTCAGCGGCCTCTCCAAGGCCTACCGCATCGCAGGGTTCCGCTCGGGCTGGCTCGTCGTCTCCGGCCCCAAGGAACGTGCGCGCGGCTATCTCGAAGGGCTCCTCACCCTCGCCTCCATGAGGCTGTGCCCCAACGTTCCCGGGCAGCACGCCATTCAGGCCTGCCTCGGTGGGCGTCAGAGCATCGAGGACCTCGTGCTGCCGGGCGGCAGGCTCCACGAACAGCGCAACATGGCGTGGGCGAAACTCAACGAGATTCCCGGAGTCTCCTGCGTCAAACCGAAGGGCGCGCTGTACGCGTTTCCGCGCCTCGATCTCGATATGTACAAGAT is drawn from Streptomyces sp. NBC_01232 and contains these coding sequences:
- the metK gene encoding methionine adenosyltransferase, with amino-acid sequence MSRRLFTSESVTEGHPDKIADQISDTVLDALLSEDPTSRVAVETLITTGLVHIAGEVTTKAYAPIAQLVREKILEIGYDSSRKGFDGASCGVSVSIGAQSPDIAQGVDTAYEKRVVGAATGEEGDELDKQGAGDQGLMFGYACDETPELMPLPIHIAHKLSRRLSEVRKNGTIPYLRPDGKTQVTIEYDGDKAVRLDTVVVSSQHASDIDLDSLLAPDIREFVVEHVLAQLVEDGIKLDTEGYRLLVNPTGRFEIGGPMGDAGLTGRKIIIDTYGGMARHGGGAFSGKDPSKVDRSAAYAMRWVAKNVVAAGLASRCEVQVAYAIGKAEPVGLFVETFGTAKVETQKIEDAIAEVFDLRPAAIIRDLDLLRPIYAQTAAYGHFGRELPDFTWERTDRVDALRAAAGLQD
- a CDS encoding pyridoxal phosphate-dependent aminotransferase is translated as MEFRQSSKLDDVLYEIRGPVVAQANALEESGHSVLRLNTGNPALFGFEAPEEVVQDMIRTLPIAHGYSDARGILPARRAVAQHYQSKGFTDVDVDDVFLGNGVSELVSLAVQALLDDGDEVLIPAPDFPLWTAVTTLAGGRAVHYTCDESADWFPDLDDMAAKITARTKAVVIINPNNPTGAVYPKEILEGILDLARRHHLMVFADEIYDKILYDGGQHAHAALLAQDVVCLTFSGLSKAYRIAGFRSGWLVVSGPKERARGYLEGLLTLASMRLCPNVPGQHAIQACLGGRQSIEDLVLPGGRLHEQRNMAWAKLNEIPGVSCVKPKGALYAFPRLDLDMYKIHDDERFVLDLLRTEKIQVVQGTGFNLKRPDHFRILTLPHVDVLETAIGRIGRFLEGYHQ